The Pseudarthrobacter sp. BIM B-2242 region TGCTCCTCACCCTCGTCACCGACTCGCTGCTGGTTGCGGTGTTGGGTGCCCGGGCTGTCAGTTCTGCCGTCAACTTCCTGGTGAACCGGCGGCTGGTGTTCAATCACGGCCGCGACAGGCCGGTCTCCGCCGCCGGGCTGCGCTACTTCAGCCTGGTGGCGGTTCTGCTCGCCGCCAACTACGGATTGCTTTCTGTCCTCGGTGCGCTGTCTGTTGCTGCACTGCCGGCCAAAGTCCTCACTGAAATCGTGCTCCTGACCGTCAGCTACGCGATGCAGCAGCGGTACCTCTTTTCGGCGAACCCAGTTGATCTTTCACGGCAGACTGCCGACGATCAGACTTCTGTGGAGGTCACTTCCGGACGGGCCGTCCTGTGACCTAACCTGCAGTGCCCATCTTCCCGGCGTAGGACGTGGCCTGTCTGCGGACCTGGTCCACATAGGAATCGGACTGGTTGTAGGAGTAGACGGCCCCGGTCCAGCCGTTCGCGGTGGTGAGGTCACGTCCGCGAGCGCACAAGTAGCCTGCCGCACTGAGGGCGGCATCGTCGATGTTGAAGGGATCCGCTGTTCCGTCGCCGTTCCCGTCCCGTCCCGCAAGCTCCCAGGTAGAGGGAATGAACTGCATGGGTCCGACGGCACGGTCCCAGCGGGCGTCGCCGTCCAAAGCGCCGCCGTCGGTATCAGCGATGGCGGCAAATCCGTTCCCGTCCAGGCTGGGGCCAACGAGCGGCCCGCTCGCCTGCCCTGCGGCATTCAGGCTTCCGCCGCCGTACGCTCCGTGGGCGGATTCGACGAAGCCGACCGCCGCCACCGTATTCCAGCCGATCCCACACCCCGGAGCGAAACGGCCGGCCGCATCGGCCGCGGCAACGTAGGCCCGAAGCGCACGTGCGGGAATACCCGTCTGCTCGGCGGCCCCCATGAGCCACTCGGCGTCAGCATTCCTCGTGACGTTCACGGCGGGGCTAATACCCGGGGCCGTTTCAAATACGGCCTCAGACCGGGGCGGCGGAAGGGCTCCGCCCGCCTCCGCGCCGGAGCGCTCCAGTGCCCAGAATGACACCGCCGTGACCACACAGATCGCAAACACACAGAAGACCACAAAGCGCCTTAGCCAGAGCACGCGGCTCCGCCCGGGAAGCGGGTGTCTCCGGCGGGAAACGCGGGGTCACAAGGGGCAGTCACGGGTTTGATCCTATCCACCGAAGCCGGCCGGGTCGTGCACCCGCCCCCGCAAACAGCAGGTGAACGCCCGGCCAACACTCATATTCGGGCCTGGGTTCCGTCACAGCACCTGCACAGTTTCGCCCGGGATTGTAGAGAACAGCCCACCAACAGATTCCGGAGAATCCGATGACTTCACTCATTTTCATCGCCGCAGACCTCGCGGCCATCAGCGTCCTGACCTTCATCCTCTACCTCCGCCGCCACCGGCGCCGCGACCTGGTGGTGTCCTACCTGGGCATGAACGTCGGCGTCCTGGCCGTAGCCACCGCACTGTCCGGCTCAGCCGCCGGCCTCGGCCTGGGACTCGGCCTCTTCGGCGTCCTGTCCATCATCCGGCTCCGCTCCACCGAACTCGCCCAGCACGAGGTGGCCTACTACTTCTCAGCCCTGGCGCTAGGCCTGATCGCCGGCCTCGGCATCGAACCCCTATGGCTCACCGCCTCACTGATGGGCCTGATCCTGCTGGTGATGTTCGTCGGCGACCACCCCCGCGTCCTGCCCGCCCACCGGCACCAGACCGTGATCCTGGACCGGGCCCTGACCGAGGACGGCGAGCTGCATGCACGGCTCGAGGAAGTCCTGCACGGCAAGGTCCACTCCGCCACCATCCTGGAACTCGACCTGGTCAACGACAAAACTATCGTGGACGTCCGCTACGCCTACAGCCCCGCTGCGGCCCCGGCCGCTGTGACCTACCTTCCGACGGCGGGTCCCCGCCATGCCGAGCCGGCACCTCACCTGACCCTTCCCCCGGACGAAACAGCGCCGGCGTCGTCCGCTCCTACCCACGCCTCGGCTGGTGCGGCATGAGCGCCCCGGCCGGCGCCGGCGTCGTGAGCAGCCTCCGCGGCCTGCCCGGCGTGGGACTGGAGGAACTGAACACCGAAGCGGCGCTGCAGACCAGGGTGGACCGCAAGTACGTCGTCCCCGAAGACCTGGCCCGGGAGCTCCTGGCCACGTTCGATGCCGAGGTCCGGGTCCTGGAAATGGACGGCTCCCGCTGCTTCGCCTACGACTCCGTGTACTTCGACACGGCGCAGCTGGACAGCTACCTGCTGGCCGCCCGCGGCCGCCGCCGCCGCTACAAGATCCGCACCCGGACCTATGTGGACAGCGCCATCAGCTTCCTGGAGGTTAAAACCGAAGGCGCCCGCGAGGCAACGGTGAAGGAACGCATCCCGTATGAGCTCACGGACCGCGCCCGGCTGACCGCGGAAGGCCTTGACTACGTCAATGAAACGCTCGCCGCGGCGGTTGGCGGAGCCCCCGCCGGGCCGCTCGGGCCCGTGATCGAGACCCGTTACCACCGCACAACGCTCTTCCTCCCGTTGTCCGGCAGCCGGGCCACCATCGATACGGATGTCACCTGGCAGCGGCCCGGGGAACCGGCCTGGGTGCTTGACGGTGCGGTGATTGTTGAGACCAAGTCCGGCTCGGCCGCCGGGCCCCTGGACAGGCACCTCTGGGCCGCCGGGGTCCGGCCGTCCCGGATCTCCAAGTTTGCCACCGGCATGGCGGCCCTCTGCCCCGATCTGCCAGCCAACCGCTGGAACCGCACACTCCGCCGCACCATGGCCCTCCGGCCTGCGGCCTGACCTTTCACAGACTTCCCCTAAGCTCACCGAAGGAACACACCATGAACCGCTTCCGCACCGCCCTGTCCGTCACTGCCCTCGCCCTCACCGTTGGCCTGGCCGGCTGCGCCTCCGCCGGAACGGCCGGCACCGGCTCGTCCATCACGGGCACCACATCTGCCGGCTCCTCCTCATCCACCACGTCCGGCACCGCCCAGGCCGCTGTCTCCCTGGACACCCTCGCCGCGGACACGCATTACGACGCCGATGACCTCACCTGGGATGCGGCCGCCGAAGTAGCCGTGACCCTGGCGGACGGCGCCAGCACTGTCGCCTCTGGATCGTCGTCGGACGCCGTGAAGGTCGACGGCGACACCGTCACCATCAGCGCGGCCGGCACCTACCGCCTCAGCGGGTCCCTGTCCGACGGCCAGGTGGTGGTGGCCGCCGGCGAGGAGGACGTGGTCCGGATCATCCTGGACGGCGCAGAGATCTCCAGCTCCACCGGCTCCCCGTTTGTGGTGCAGAGCGCCAACGAGGCCATCGTCTACCTGGAAGCCGGCTCGTCCAACTCATTGAGCGATGCCACCACCTACGCGGACACGGCCGAGGATGCCCCGAATGCGGCCCTGTACTCGCAGGCCGACCTGACCCTCGCCGGCTCCGGTTCGCTGAGCGTGCAGGGCAACTTCAACGACGGCATCTCCTCCAAGGACGGCCTGGTGCTGGCTGCCGGCAACGTCACCGTGGAGGCCACGGACGACGGCATCGTGGGCAAGGACTACGCGGTCCTGCTCGACGGCGCCTACCAGGTCACCGCGGGCGACGACGGCTTCAAGTCGGACAACGAGGAGGACGAAGGCCGCGGCTGGGTCCTCCTCAACGGCGGCACGTTGAACGTCAGCGCCGTGGACGACGGCATCAAGGCGTTCAACACCCTGACCATCGCGGCCGGCATCACCACCGTTGAGGAGTCGGAGGAAGGCCTGGAGGCCCAGCACATCGTGATGTCCGGCGGTACCGCCAACGTCACGGCGAACGACGACGGCGTGAACGCCTCGGGCGGGTCCACCACCTCAACTTCCGGCGCCGCGGGCGGAATGGGCGGCGGCATGGGCGGCGGCGAGATGGCTGTGGGCGACTACACAGTGGAGGTCACCGGCGGGTCACTGACCATCAATGCGCAGGGCGACGGCCTGGACTCCAACGGCAACGCCAGCATCTCCGGGGGCACCGTGGTGGTCAACGGCCCCACCAACTCCGGCAACGGCGCCCTGGACGTCAACGGTGATCTGACTGTCACCGGCGGCACCGTGGCAGCGGCCGGCAGCGTGGGCATGGTGGTCACCCCGGGCGCCTCCTCCACCCAGTCCGGTGTGCAGGTGTCCCTCGGATCAGCGGTTCCGGCGGGCACCGTGGTGCAGATCGCTGACCCGAGCGGCACCGTGGTGGCAGCCTTCGTGACAGCCAAAACGACGGCGTCGCTCGTGTTCTCCTCAGCCGCGATCACCGAAGGTGAGGACTACACCGTCTACACCGGCGGCACGGCCACGGTCAGCGCCGGACTCGGCGAAGGCTCCCTGGACGGCGCCGACCAGGCGGGAACCGTAACAGCCGGCGAATACACGGCAGCCCAGGGCCCCGGCGGCGGAGGCGGCAGCTTCGGCGGCCGCCCCTAACCCGACCCCCTTGAGACGCTCTCTCACTTAATGCGGGTTTTTGACCGACGCTGTCTCACTTTCTTGAAGAAAGTGAGAGAGCGTCGGTCGTTTTCCCGCATTAAGTGAGAGAGCGTCTGCGGCCGTATGGTTTTCTGAGACAGCTTGATGGGAGCTTTGCTTCAGATGACCACGCCCAGAAGAAAATACGATGCCGCTTTCCGTGAGGAAGCAGTGCGGCTGGTTTTGTCCACAAACCGTTCGGTGAAGCAGGTCGCTGAGGAAATCGGGGTGAAGGAGAGCACGCTGGGGAACTGGCTTCACCGGCATCGGGAACGCCAACCAAACGCCACTGTTCCTCCTGAGGACCGGGGCCCGGTGGCGTGGGATGAGCATCAGAAGGCCTTGGCCGAAAATGAGCGTTTGAGGGCCGAGGTCGAGTTCCTGGGAAAAGTCAGCGCCTTCTTTGCCGCGAAGCAAAAGTAGAGGACTTCTACGAGTTCATCGAAGCGGAGAAGGCCAACCATTCCGTGGTGTGGCTGTGCCGGGCGTTGAAGGTTTCCCGGGCCTCTTTCTACCGGTGGCGGAACCCCGCTGGGCCTTCACCGCGCGCCGTGCGGCATGAGGACCTGACCAGTGCGGTGACCGGCCTATATGAGAAGGAAGGGGGCCGTGCCGGGCGGGACCAACTGACGCTCTTGCTGAACGCGGCCGGGACCAAGGTCTCGGCCCCGACCGTCGGGGCCATCATGCGTGAGAACGGCCTGCGGGCCATCCGCACCCAGGCCTGGAAACGGACCACGGTCCAGGACCCCCAGGCCAAGACCGCCCACATCGAGAACCACATGCTCGATGAACAGGGCAAACGCGATTTCACCTCCGCCGTGCCAGGGACCCGGCTGGTCGGCGACATCACCTACCTGCGCACCGGTGAGGGCTGGCTGTATCTGGCCACCGTCATCGACCTGTTTTCCGGAATGGTCATCGGCTGGGCCATGGCCGAACACATGCGCGCCAGCCTGTGCACCGCGGCCCTGAAGATGGCCCGGAACCACGGCC contains the following coding sequences:
- a CDS encoding lytic transglycosylase domain-containing protein, whose amino-acid sequence is MNVTRNADAEWLMGAAEQTGIPARALRAYVAAADAAGRFAPGCGIGWNTVAAVGFVESAHGAYGGGSLNAAGQASGPLVGPSLDGNGFAAIADTDGGALDGDARWDRAVGPMQFIPSTWELAGRDGNGDGTADPFNIDDAALSAAGYLCARGRDLTTANGWTGAVYSYNQSDSYVDQVRRQATSYAGKMGTAG
- a CDS encoding DUF4956 domain-containing protein, encoding MTSLIFIAADLAAISVLTFILYLRRHRRRDLVVSYLGMNVGVLAVATALSGSAAGLGLGLGLFGVLSIIRLRSTELAQHEVAYYFSALALGLIAGLGIEPLWLTASLMGLILLVMFVGDHPRVLPAHRHQTVILDRALTEDGELHARLEEVLHGKVHSATILELDLVNDKTIVDVRYAYSPAAAPAAVTYLPTAGPRHAEPAPHLTLPPDETAPASSAPTHASAGAA
- a CDS encoding polyphosphate polymerase domain-containing protein, giving the protein MSAPAGAGVVSSLRGLPGVGLEELNTEAALQTRVDRKYVVPEDLARELLATFDAEVRVLEMDGSRCFAYDSVYFDTAQLDSYLLAARGRRRRYKIRTRTYVDSAISFLEVKTEGAREATVKERIPYELTDRARLTAEGLDYVNETLAAAVGGAPAGPLGPVIETRYHRTTLFLPLSGSRATIDTDVTWQRPGEPAWVLDGAVIVETKSGSAAGPLDRHLWAAGVRPSRISKFATGMAALCPDLPANRWNRTLRRTMALRPAA
- a CDS encoding carbohydrate-binding domain-containing protein — encoded protein: MNRFRTALSVTALALTVGLAGCASAGTAGTGSSITGTTSAGSSSSTTSGTAQAAVSLDTLAADTHYDADDLTWDAAAEVAVTLADGASTVASGSSSDAVKVDGDTVTISAAGTYRLSGSLSDGQVVVAAGEEDVVRIILDGAEISSSTGSPFVVQSANEAIVYLEAGSSNSLSDATTYADTAEDAPNAALYSQADLTLAGSGSLSVQGNFNDGISSKDGLVLAAGNVTVEATDDGIVGKDYAVLLDGAYQVTAGDDGFKSDNEEDEGRGWVLLNGGTLNVSAVDDGIKAFNTLTIAAGITTVEESEEGLEAQHIVMSGGTANVTANDDGVNASGGSTTSTSGAAGGMGGGMGGGEMAVGDYTVEVTGGSLTINAQGDGLDSNGNASISGGTVVVNGPTNSGNGALDVNGDLTVTGGTVAAAGSVGMVVTPGASSTQSGVQVSLGSAVPAGTVVQIADPSGTVVAAFVTAKTTASLVFSSAAITEGEDYTVYTGGTATVSAGLGEGSLDGADQAGTVTAGEYTAAQGPGGGGGSFGGRP
- a CDS encoding IS3 family transposase (programmed frameshift) produces the protein MTTPRRKYDAAFREEAVRLVLSTNRSVKQVAEEIGVKESTLGNWLHRHRERQPNATVPPEDRGPVAWDEHQKALAENERLRAEVEFLGKSQRLLCREAKVEDFYEFIEAEKANHSVVWLCRALKVSRASFYRWRNPAGPSPRAVRHEDLTSAVTGLYEKEGGRAGRDQLTLLLNAAGTKVSAPTVGAIMRENGLRAIRTQAWKRTTVQDPQAKTAHIENHMLDEQGKRDFTSAVPGTRLVGDITYLRTGEGWLYLATVIDLFSGMVIGWAMAEHMRASLCTAALKMARNHGRFAEDSVVFHSDRGTQYTSEEFQTWCGAHGLTQSMGKVGVCWDNAVAENFFSHLKTEFYHHHRFGSRLAARTAVMDYIEGWYNRRRPNRRAGGTPPATAHTNHQTSAQTTLAA